One Methanomicrobia archaeon DNA segment encodes these proteins:
- the albA gene encoding DNA-binding protein Alba — translation MSDDNVIYIGNKPVMSYVLAVVTQFNTGLGDEVLIKARGRAISRAVDTAEVVRNKFMQGVAVKDIKMGTEQLVGENGDKMNVSSLEITLLKANA, via the coding sequence ATGTCTGATGACAACGTGATTTATATCGGAAATAAGCCAGTGATGAGTTATGTCCTGGCAGTAGTGACGCAGTTTAACACCGGCTTGGGTGATGAGGTATTAATCAAAGCGAGAGGCAGAGCGATCTCACGGGCTGTGGATACTGCAGAGGTAGTCCGGAATAAGTTCATGCAGGGAGTAGCCGTGAAGGACATAAAAATGGGAACAGAGCAGCTCGTAGGGGAAAACGGAGATAAGATGAACGTCTCTTCGTTGGAAATAACATTATTGAAAGCAAACGCGTAA
- a CDS encoding UPF0058 family protein, whose product MKKTELVHLHMLLAYFMKYCEEKGLDCEFTKYKELSISPLQIQRSMKEHKQAIFVLALALMAATNQKPEAARKEAVREF is encoded by the coding sequence ATGAAAAAAACAGAACTGGTACATCTCCATATGTTATTGGCTTATTTTATGAAGTATTGTGAAGAGAAAGGCTTGGACTGCGAATTCACGAAGTACAAAGAGCTGAGTATTTCCCCCCTTCAGATCCAGCGTAGCATGAAAGAGCACAAGCAGGCTATTTTTGTTCTTGCACTGGCATTAATGGCTGCGACAAACCAGAAACCTGAAGCAGCCCGGAAAGAAGCGGTGAGGGAGTTTTGA